The genomic region TATTTTAATGTCTAAAATGTTATACAAATTAAACAGCAGTACCCACACCCGAATACTAAATTCTATTTTCTTGTTGTCCATTCATTCATGAAGACAATCCTTCCAATTCTTAATAACCCTAAAGAACGCTAACATCCATATTTTTATACACAAATGCCTATCACAATAATTCTAATAACTAATTTCTTTGGTAATCGACGTCGTAGTCGCGGCGTATCTACTGTGCTTTTTTGCCGTCAGAAAACCTAATACAAACGATTTCATGTCCAACAGAACGCGATTCTTAAACGGTTTCCTTCAACAATTACTAAAAAGGATACAACACTATGATTTCCTTTTCCTTTCAATTCATAATAACCCGATACAAGGCGAACAAATAAAACACAACAACCTAATTTGAATACACAATTGCCAGTAACAATAATTATAATACCTTATTTCTTTGCTAATCGATGTCGTTGTTTCGTCGTATCTACCGTGCTTTTTTGCCTTTAGAAAACTGACTACAAACGATTCGAGGTTTCCTTGCACAATTACTAAAAATGATACAACACTATGATTTTATTTTCCTTTATAAAACTACATGCATGTAAAAAACCATTCTTTTATTTCGGAAAAATATATACATGGAATAGTTAACCAAGCACATAACTCTGTATAATTACAAGTTCCATCATAGGCTTTAAAACATTGTTAAACAATTTATACAGATGTTCATTCTTTATTTTCCATTCTTATTATGTAATTGTATACAACATATTATACATTATTTTTTCAATCATAACAATATAATATACAAAGGAAAAATCTATAATTATCTATTCAATCCTGCACTGTTGATTTATTTAACTAGTTTTCTACTAAAGTTTTCCCTGTATATTCATAACAAATATTTCCAACCTAACAATTCCTATTTCCCTAAAAAAATTGAAACACAAATATTCTATATGTAGCAAAGCTATATGTAGCAAAACAAATAAGCATTCTACCCACTGATGATTCCTTCAACATCATATCCATAGTACTTGACAACCTGAATAGAACCGAATACATAGCAAGTACTTAATAACTGTCATCCACTTAAAAACATACAGACCGTTCGACATTGTCTTATAAAATACGTACTACGCAGGGATTAACAATACCATTGGAATGTACCGTTCTACCCAATAAAGTTGTTGACACATAAACATTTTTTTCATGGCATGATTGTACTTGGGAGCCATGATCTGTTGCCCTCCATTCTCCCTAACCATTGCAGCACATGAAGCTTGAACAACGCCACACAGTTCTGCAGTGCAAACAATAAGCATCAACAATTGATTCCAAACACAACAAAACATTACCAAACTCCCAAATAATATTATAAGTGATTTGTTCACTCACGGATTGGAAAATTCCGTTTTTTTGTTCACAATTAAAGCTCAACATGATTTGCAGAACAACGAATGCACTATCACCCCTGCCACCACATTCGCAGTTTTGGTAATGCACTTCACCATGTAAGGACAAACAATAATGACAAACATAATATTTCTCCTGCTTACCTCTTCACACGGTCTTCAGTCGACCCACCATGACATTTAATTGTCCATTTTGATACATCCAGATGAAATCCAGGGTATACAGGATTTATCAATGAGGACATTCCCTTCAACAATACCATATAATCTTGGAAATGCCTTTTCTCCAAAGTTGTCTCTAATTGCCATGCGTGTGAAGGATCAAACACATGGCACACCCTGCTGGCCATATTTAGTACATACAGAATGTAGTACCCTTCTACAGTGAAGTGCGGAGCCATAACCTGCGGTTTTCAGATCTTAATATGTGAAGTAATAAGGAAATAACAAATTCCATGGGATTTTTTTCTAACACTCTTACCATCCTGCAAGTCCTCAAATCAAACTTTCCGTTCATACCGACCAAGCTAGCCGTTATATCAACATCATTCTTGAAAGGTTCACCAGCCAGCACTTTCCCCTGCGAAATTTTAGGTGCCACATGATGACATAACTCCATAAGGCGTACTGCAATTTCAGAATTATGTTCTAGATTGTTTTTTCTCACCGCAAAGCTGAGATGAAGAACTCTCCCAGCCTTAACAACGAACCAGGAGCATAAAGCTTTTTATCCTCAGAATATACCAGCCTTCTAAAAATCTCAAATTGTCTAGTATTAACTTCTGCTCCTGGTTTCATCATTGCTTTAATTTCAGCTCCAGAAATCTTTAGTTCGTTTGGGAATGGGTGATCAATCCAACACCTGTCATAAGAACGTTTGGCACTGTCAAATTATTTTCACTTGTTTACGTATTGAGAATTTTATGGAAGTTGACTTACTAACCTCTTTAGTTCCATTCCTTTTGATTTCCGCAGCGCATCGTTACATGACTTCAGTACATCATTAGTTCTGACTATATAAGCTACAGATCCTGCTACAACAGACTTTCCAGCAACCTTTTGACACTTACATACTGCAAAAACATTCACACAGGATTACAACAAAACATACATGTAATTTTGTTCGCCATAGAGGAAATATGATCCATCTAACCTTCAATTAGTCGATTTATTTGAGATATCGACTTCTGCTTGACACTATGTGGATCATCATCTAACATGATTCCACCTGAAGGATGTAGCTGCTCACCAGCTGTAACGCTTGCCGCAGGTAATCCAACATCTGATTTCATAAATATTTGTAAAAAAGGCACAACTACAATTAGGTTAAAAATTATATCAAACATAACAGTTATATCCTATTTACTTATTTATTTGTTAACCCACCCAAACTCTTAACCTTGACGGCCTCAAGCGCAAGTACATTGTATGTTTCGTCGATCTTAACAGTTTCACTCACAACGGTACATCCTTCATTGGTTCTTTCACCAACCAAAAAAAATTCTCTTCTTTTCACCGGCCTCCTGGCATAGAATTTCAACACTAGAGCATTGTTTGAAATGTGTTAGCATTCTTTTCAACAAGCATCGCATACATTTTCAATGCGACATTGTATGAAAATAAACATGATATATTTCTCTAAATTGTTAAATAAATTAATCCTTTTAACTAGAAACTAAATACATTTCATATTCATGCATTTTCAAgctattatttttattttcatacAAAATATTCGTCCTAGTTAAAAGGATTAACCTGGTTGCGCCGTCTCATAGCGACCAGCATGTGTACCTCCAATAATATTCGTCCTAGTGCTAACAACTGCAATTATTATTGTGCAATACAAATTAATTAAGCCCAACAAGTGCATATCAAGGTTTGTTCCACATCATTACAGGAAAATGCACTCTTACCATGCATCCCTGAATTTTCGATAACTGAACTTTCATCATGTGGCAAGACTGAATGTTCTGTTGAATGTACTGCTACTGTAATCTCCCCTGTACCTTGCCTCCTGGCACTAGCGCCGCTCCAGTCGGGCCCAAGCAAGCCTGCAAGTCAGTACACACATCTATAAATGGGCATCCTGAAGAAAGTGTACACCATGTGCTTAGCTCAAAAAGCACACCTGTTTTCATTCCAGCCAGTACCTCTGCTACCGTTTTCACATCATGGTCCTCATGAACACATACGGATCCTGTGAAGTACAAGATGAGTAAAATCAGCTATCATCCTACCTACTCCAGCTCATATAGGTTACCATATAAAGAAAGTTCAGCTATGCCAAATTTGTCAATGCTCGAATGTGCCTCACCTATAACGCTTGCCCCACCTTGATTATATTCATTAACCACCTTTGGGTTTTCGCTATCAAGAACCACACCTACACAGAGATTCAACAAGTCATAAATTGTATCCGAAATGCGTACAAATCATCCTAAACTATATATTTTACCTTCTAGTAATTGAGTTTTCAACTTTGGCATCCCTGCACATTTCCCTACATTATGCAGCATGCACAGTCATTTGCTTGGggtaaataaaaataaacaaaaaattaATTTACAGCCAACATTCTCATTACCCTGTAAGGCTTTTCCTATTACGCCATCCATAGTTTTCCAATCTTTTAGCCTATAGATACATTGTGCCATTTCATGCTGTTCTATCAGACTCCTTATTTTATCCACATCATTTGAATCAACCTTGGAAATAACCTGAGTGAACTCATCACTAGTTGAGTCTGCCTTCTCCTTAGAAGTCCTAAACAGATCTTTAATATACAGAAGAGCCTGGCCACACAAATATCTTACAATCAAATTAACAGTTTGAGATAACATATATAATCAACACAATTCGCAATCTTTTTAAAACTCCACACCTCAGAGTGAATACAACCGCCCCCCGATGGTATGGCTGATTGAGATACTTTGACCTGCATCCATAGTAATTAAATATATATGGTGTTGTACTAAATAGAATTTGGAAAATTATTGCATAGAAACAATAATTATCTGCTTACCTTCAATACTCCAAACTTCATATCCCCAGCTTCGACTAAGGTATCTGCCTCTATGAAAGCTCGCACAACTGATGAGGAGTATAGATTAACATGAGCTAATTGGGACGTGTCTAGGGTCAAAAACCCTGTATCCACAGAGCTGAAGTAGTGTATCTGTAACAGCAACTTATTAGTGAACCGCAATCATATTGCCATTAAGCATAAATCGGTTCAAGATGAAACAAAATAATGTACTAAAGACATTACATCAGTGCCATTGATCATCGTACCTGCAGGATGGTTGGACAACCATAGAGACAAATAGATTTGTATCCGTTCATTTTCGCCTCTGCCAGGCTCATGGCACCTCTTATTATCTCCTCCAAAGCATATCTACCGTAGTTCCAATGATAAATCTTCGATAGATCGTCAACTAGCTGGTAAGCATCGGTTGGGACGTGGTTTCGACCATCCCCTGGTCCAAACACTGCAGCAACAGCAAGCATAGCACTCCCCAACTCTGTTTTCAGCCTCTGCCGTGCACTCATTGTCGAGTCAACCGGCTCTTGGAGTTTCTTAACTAGATCTCCGACAGTTAGCTCAGCTTCCATCGGCTCCATGCCCAGTAGTAACCTAGCCCTCACGCACTGCTGACCGCTTGGCCGTCCTACCTGCCTCTGAAGACTAAGACCTCCTTTTCTTAAATCCATATAAGAACAAATCTCAATCTCACCCAAGATTGACTTCACACCGCCTGAAAGCCTCATACTACTGTCGCTCGGATCGATTCTTTCCAGCAGAGAAAGAGTGAAGGAGATAAAGTTCTTCCCAGTTTTTCCTAGCTTCAATATTCCTCCAAGGCCAATGGCATGAACTACTTGCTTCTGCTCTTCCCCCCATTTTTCCAAAGCCAAAGCAACTTTGTCAAGCGTGAAATTGCTCCTAACTATGCAACCATCGACAGTAACAACATCATTATGCTCTCCAATCAGATCATTTTTTATCTTGCGGCTAATCCACGAAGCCTGACTGCTTGAACCCGACCTATACTGCCCCCCTTCAGGTCCAACGTACCCATGGCCTCCTCTAAGCAAGTTTTGCATTGTATCCCTAACATATTTTGAAAGGAAACCAACCAACAGAAATCAATCGAAGAATAGAAGACAGGGGCCAAGGTTTAATCAAGATTTTTAAATAAAATTACCTTCAAAGACGATACGAAGCAACCGGATGAGTAGCACTCGCTCCCGGCGCTCCGGTTCTTCCTGAAGAGATAAGCTCCTCCTAGTCTCACCGGCTATCGTCTTCAAGTCTACACCAGCTGCCTTTATCCATCGGAGTGGTAATGTAGTATAGATGCAATCAATTTCGTGTGCAAAGTTTTCTCCCTGCCAAAACGTCGCCTCGCAATTGCGGGACAGAGCAGCACTTAATCCTTTCATGGTGTAGCCATGCAGAGGCTACAGCACGCCAGTTGTACATCCTACATTGCTAGAATAAACACTGTTACACACTATCTGATAGTTCTTTTATTCCATTCTATTGTTTTGCATGCAAACGCTGGCCTCTACTGCAGCCAAGTACGCGTACATCACACGCATACTGTCACGTCTGGCACACATTATTCGCCGTGCACCCACACCCATCACGTATGTGCCATGCGCATCTCAAGCGGGTCGCGTCGCACCTGAGGGGTCGTTGCACCCCTGTATACATGACCCGTCGTACGATACCCAGCTGTCAACCTGCACCACGCGTGCCGTCGAACTCCATAAGGCTGCACCACATGACCAAGCACAACCATGGTCAAACCAAAAGAGGATTTTCTTTCCCAATGCATCCGGACGGTCAAGAGACTTCCCATGGTTGTTCATGGAATGCAACTTAACGATGACAAATATACTTTTCAAAAATAGAATAATATTGTTTAACGATTACAAATACTTAACGTATTACATATAGTTTCCTTCGTACATTGTTTATTTATTACATAATCTACCGATAAATATGTCTCAAAACCCGATGATACAGTCTGGTGCTTTGACCATGCTTGCTTCCATCCTGCAAACTAGCTGCAGAAGGTTCCTCTTTATTAGGTACAAATCCATCTGCAAAAtcacaaattaaaaaatggaaACTAATATTTGTAAGAGGCCAACAAATAACAAATGGAAATTAATATTTTTAAGAGTGAAGCGATATTATAAAATCATAACGAATTTTCCATACATTAAAATTTTCTTAACATACCTCATTAATCTTCTCACAAACAACATAGCCATCGAAACTCGTCATATAGTGCACCACATAGTAACCGCTCTGTAATTTGCATTACATtaaatttaaaaaaatcacataTGCAACCAAAAATTATATACAATATATATGTTGAAATGTACTCACATAGTTGCCATCGCATTCAAATTTGGATGGAAGATGTACTCCCACCCATTCGTGTCGATTTCAATCCCTTCAAAATAAGTCTTGAAGCACATCGCCAATCCGTTAATAAGTACCGAACATCTAGCTaaatgatgttcttcaacagataTAGGCCCTAAGCAAGACCTTACTGGATCTAAAACATGAAGCTTCTTGCCGAAACGGTCAAATATATACAATACCCAACTCTTGTCATTCTCCTGGTACGGAGCAATCAACTGTTCAAAACGTGATCTTATTTGAATTAGTCAAATTACATTTTCTAAACTGCATACCAATAAATTTTTTAAATCGTAACTCACCATTTTGCATGACTCCACGTCGTAGCCAATGTGCTCACCGACAAACAAGTCGTTTATTGCCTTCCTCAACCACGAGCTGGTCGTGTGCAGAATCGACCCCTATTAACCAAAATTATAAATTACTTTGATTCAATATTCTTAATTTCAATATAACAGTAAATATTAGTTTAATTTATATCCCACCGCAAACATTGGATGAAGATAGTGTCTCCAACGGCTCTTATCAACTGGTGAACACCATTTCGACTCATTCTCCCTGCTCATCCGGCAGAATAGATCAAATCCAACATAATTCATCCTACCACCAGGATTCAATAATTCAAATATTGCATTGCCATCTAGCTTCATCTCGGTAGGATTTTCTAGCTAGACCCATACCCTGTTTATTACCCTTAATTAGCCATTGTAATTGTACATTAATTATAAATGGAAATTTACCAGTACTTAAAATCATTGACTAACCTTGACTTTATTGTATGAGAACAATCTATTAAATTCTGGTAACCTAACTCCTCACCACCGCTTCCAAATATTGGAAATTTCAGACCCATGTCGAAAGGAGATGTACCACATTTCAGATTTATTGTTTTTTCTTCACTAGTTCAATATCAAATTCATCACTGTCTTCATCTAAATCTGAAGAAACAACACGTGGCCTTTTCCCTAAAAGAAACACATCTGTCCTCTTTAAGCAATATCTATTTGTATACAACTATGAATTAATTATGGATTGTTTTAAGTACATCATTACATTCCATGAATCAAATATAATAACATATAGCAAAAAATGTTCTTATAAATGTTCTTATATTGCGAGACGCAAAAATGAACCACAACAACGGCACATGCAATCCGACCACATGTAGATATTTGACAATTCCAACTACATTGTTTGGCCTACATTTATGTTATgttttttttattatgtttataaCCACTACATAATTCtcaattaattaataattaatatgCATTCGTCAAATTGAGATTTGTTCATCGATTCACAAATATTTACGTGCTACAATAGAATGTGCTATGACACTAATGATAACATATTTGTTTAAATTTATTTTATTATCACGACATTAAAAAACTTAAATAATAATTTGTTACACCATTTCCCTAAAACAAATGctgatttcaaaaatattttcctgTATTATTTTTATAGATCCAAGATCAAACTTACTAGTAGGGTCCGGTCTGTAAACAATATCTTCTTCTGAATTGCCCTCACTGTTCAATAAATCCATTCTGTTTGTACATATTTGAGCTTCCGTAGTTGACTCCAGTAATAAACATTTTTTATTCTCGCAATTTGGATTGTTAAGGTCGGGCACGGCAAAACCTGCATTTGTATATTTGTTATTTGCAAATGATATCTTAGTAATATAATATAATTAATAAACGGTATTTATTTCTTTCTGTGCAAATTACCTGAGCTTGATCCATATCTTATAAGATGACCTctcctttttatattttttggtGACAGTTTAGATTTCTTAACACTCTGCCCAACAAGATGCGCTTGTGATAAGATACTTGGTGTATGCCTAACGCCACCATGTCGATCAGCTACGAATTGTATTCATTGTTAGGGATGCAGCAGTAGCAAAATTAATGTAATTGCTTTAAATAAATTAATGAAAGATAATAAAATTATAATTATAATCGCCCTATCACATTGACTCACTCACTACGTCCTATATATTAAATTTTTTTAACGTTCTTAAGACATAAAAAAAGTGTTACGTTGTGTTCTGTTTTTGGTTTCACACCTGATTCTCCATTGTCATCGTTTGCAAGTACATCGTCTTGCGCCGAGTCTAAATAATTTCCCATAGTAAAACGCAAACCTGTTTCCAAGTAACAATTTTAATATCACTTATTAGAATATTAACCAAAATTATTTCATcataatgtttttttcatgaacaCAATCAAAATTTTCATATTATAAAATAAGCACAATTAACAATCAATTACCTGATATCATGGATGACATTTGATCAAAATTAGACTGCAATTTTTCAATGTGATCATTGTACCCATGGGATTTCAGGTAGGCCACCAGCTCTAATATGTCCTTAGCAGCCTTCTGTATCATTAAAGCCTCGTGGTCAGCAACTCCCTCTAGAGTGACGGCACCTAACGATGCACCGGTATCGTAGAAATCTCTGGTTCCATCATCCATGCTTTTCCGATATTCTTCGATCCTCTCAGAGATCCATGTTTTGGACTATGATTTTTTTCGTGCAAAAATATATAATTATAACATATAAAGCTTTATTTCATGTAAAGCAAATGCGAAAGCGAACgtaacttgcctgcaatgttgtaTACTCCACGTGGCATTGAATCCGATCATTTAAGTTGTTGTAATTCTTAGCCTGCATTACCGTTTAATTAactatatataatataaaaattatAATTATAATGCATTTTTTCCAATATTTTTCACTTGCCTGCATGGCACCGTATAACCTTCTGCCGTTCGTTACGATTGTATCCTCCTCAATTAGTGCCTTTAGGCATGCACCCTTGTAGTAAGAAATCCTTGGTCTCGAGAGTTTGTCAAGAAACCAGTGTCCACCGTATCAAAATATAATATCTGCAGCGACAAGTTTGCAACCAGATTGTTAAATAAGCATTGATGTGAGGATGCAAAGAAAGATATACAAGATGGTAGATGTACGATGGAATCACCTGCAGGAATATGATGCATCCATATCCGTGGAATCTTTTCTTGCCAGTTCTAACAGAATGATGAACCTTCTTCGCACCGTCAAATATTTCAACAACTATGTACTCCCCCCAGTTAAGTTTGTGCAGAACAGAAGGATCATTCACCATTTTGTATGCATCTAGAGGGATCGATGTCCGGCTCTCCCTGGGGCAGAAAAAAACAGCGGTGCACAGCATAACAAAGGCAACCTTTGTCATCATCTCTTCTGCAGTCAACATAGGAATGCTGCACTGTCTACGTAGCACCTCGATCAACTCAGCCACAGTTACCTCTTTCGTATTTTCCAAACCATCCTTCTCTATACACAACAAACTCCTTGTGTATTGTACTAGTTGAAGACTAGGGCTCCCATCCTCTCTGCTAATCGTGACAGATCCACCATATCTAGTTCCTAGCACCCTTGATACCTGGATCTCGTTTATAGCCACAATTTCTTTCGTTCCAACTCTAAGACAACGTTCATTAGTATCTACTCTTTGATACAGTCACTGAGTGAAGTCTCGATTGAAGGTCTGCATATCATGCATGGTAAGAATACCACCTAGACCTATGGATCTTATTAGAGCTTTCCTGTTCTCACACCACCCCTCGATACTAAGAGTGATATCCTTTGGTGAGAAACTACTTAGAACTAGACTTCGGCCACGAACACCCATCAAGGAGACGTCCCCTAGGCCCCAGCCACCGCCCGATACGTTCGACATACTGCAAGATATTGCCCTTGATCTGTTTTTGCAAATTTAAAATGTCAAATATCTAGAGGAACACATTCAGACGAAAACATCTCAAACAGCAACTAGAAAAGCATGAGAGGTTCATACAAGTTCATATTTAGAAGAACTAACCTTGTTGCCGCTTCCTTCGAGAGATTTGCTCTGGATCTGAATTTCTCAACCATGTGAGAACCAACCTCTGCCGACAAAAGAACAACGCACGGGGAAACACAGATGCTTTACTAGTAGGTTGTTGCAATAAGAGGCGTCGGAAACTTCGTGACACATTCCATTCCTGGTGGTTTGTTTGCATACATATATTACTGTTTTCCTCCGACTGTGCCAGTGCAATGAAAGCTGAATTGAATGCTGACCACCTGTCCCCAGTCACATTGAATTTAGGCTTTTTAATTTTTACGTTTTATATTTGTCGAAAAACTCTATCAAAATATTAAAAAATATTTAGCATTTTAGTTCAGCCGGCTGTTTTTTGGTACGGCAGAAGACTTTTCGAGCGACAGAACAGGCTACTGCCTACACGCTTGCTGTTTCAATGCACAACATTTATATCCATTGCATTCTCTATCCATATGCGACGACCCCAAGTCTCCCCTTTAAATTTTTGAGATGCCCCGTTACCATCGTACAAGGAGAATTTAGTTTTGTCCGAACGATAGGATCTTTTAAGAAATCTTTTCAATTTACAAGATTCCTTTCCATAATTCTCATTACAATATTATTGCATGTTATGAAGGGTTTAAAAAAATAATTAACGGTCACTCAAATCAGTGAAATAGTAACATTTATCAAACTACATCATAGATGTAATAATTAATCTAAACACACCTAAGAATTGAAATGCAAGTTTTTATTCTCATAAATAGATCCATCATACCATGGGCACGTGCTTTTACATAAAACTAGCTCAAACGACAGTGAGTACGTCCTGCCTAGACAATTTTTATCCTTTTGCATGCCAAGCTGTCAACCTCATCTCCATCATCACTAAAGTAATCCTTCTCAGCTTGGTATTTAGAAGAAACCCTCGAACAGCAGTCATGATCGTCTTCCACGTACCAAATTTCATCAAACAAAGTTGACACATATGGATCGGTCTCGCCGTATCCTTCTTCGATCTCGAAACACAATGGTTCCTAAAAAACGTTTACACTGTTTTTAGTACAACCTCATTTAAAGAAAATGAGCATCAAAATAATTAAATCATTAAACAAACGGTTTGGAATTCTGTACCTGTGCTTTCACCGAAGTATGTTCGATCGTGTAATGAATAAACTTTTTTATCCCATCAAAACACACTGATTCCTAAGATGTTTGCATATAGTTTTTATTATATAATACATCCTAGATATGTAAtgaatataaataacagaaagaaccTTCTCACACCTCTCCCGAGACGTCCTCATCAACATTTTCTCCGGCATCAAGCTTAGCTATCACTGTTGACATCGGGAAGATGTCCTCTTTCGGCTGCGCCGGACAAGTTAATTCGTAAATGCAAGGAAAAAATTACAATGCTACTTGTCGGTACCAACAAAATCTAACTTCACTAACCTCTTTACGGATCACTTCAACCGACCTCATCCTCTTAGCCATTCTTGCTTTGCAGAGGAAGCTGATCGACCTACACTTGTAATACAATGATCTAACTGTATGACGCTTGTGCGTTTTGGTTATCTGCCTCAAGCACGGGCAATGGATGTATATATAGAACGGAGACCAACAGAAGGTGGCATGTTCTGCCGTagtttttgaattttgaatctTCTAGTGGGCGTATTAATTGCGGGCAACTGGCCCGCTCCCTTGACGTGGGCCGGGACCCGCCAACCAGTCTAAAGCAGTTTTTTGGTCGTGGTATAAAGGACTACGGCCCATATTAACAGTTATGACATTTTCAGCTTGTTATGCACTCACTCACTAGGAGGTACCTGCATATCAAAAAATTATTATTCTAATGTATATGTGTTATGCAGCAAGAAAATCTTATTTTTTTCATTGTGTTATTCATAAATATATAGTCTAAATTCACAACTAATTTATTTTTTCGAACAAGTGATAAATACCTGTTTTGTTTTCCTAACATTATATCACTACGTATTGTACTAGTAAAAAATGTCTGGCGAAGAAACAATTCTAGGCGTCTAAATGCAAATCAAATTCAACGGTATGACTACAATATATAATGTTTAGTACAATCCGTCCCGATCACATTTTTTAAATTATATTAAAATTCATTTAACGGTTAATTCTTTTAGAGGATTGCAATTTATGTCATGTTTCATTTCATAAAAGTTTCCTGCCTTCTTTGAACATTTTAATAAGTACTGTACTTTTTTTGGGATACTTTGGTGGCGTAGAACAAGTTAGCTCTAATACTTTTACAAAATATTAAAGCTGGCACCTAAAAAACAAAAACGGCAATGTTTTTAAATAAGTAAACATTGGTTCTGTTAATACTTATAGCTAAAACATGGAGGTCCAGGTACATCAAATAAAATTGGTCTACAAATACACGCTCATTATATGAAATCCAAGAAACGTGGCTTCATCATTATTCTGCATGATATCATCCTTCACTCAATAGATAACCTGTCGTTGAACATTTTATTTTTCCCGCAGCTGTTCCTGCGATGTCCAGCTACTCCACAATTGGTGCATGTTGATTGCTTCCTTGGTTTAACTGGAGCATCCCCTCTCATTGGGCATGTGGTGCACTTGTGTCCTTCACCCCTACAAATCTTGCAAAATCGAGTCCTCTTAATGTTCTTCTCATAAGGTGCCTTATCTCTTGCTGTTGTAGGTCTGCCTCTTAACCTTTTAGGAGGTGGTGCTGATAGTTCTTGGTGATTTCTATCAGGAGAGAACACATCGTTCATTGATTCTGAACTATCACCTTCGCCTGCGCCACCGCCATTCATGCATGAACTTTCAGACCTTGTACGCTTCGCCATGTTTTGGTGCCTTGATTCAGAAAGCTCCTGTGCATCGGCTGGCATGTTCATGCTAAGATCACCCCTGATTTGGCTAGTTGCATTTGACCTGGCTATGCTGGATGCTTTGTCCAA from Triticum aestivum cultivar Chinese Spring chromosome 4A, IWGSC CS RefSeq v2.1, whole genome shotgun sequence harbors:
- the LOC123081789 gene encoding uncharacterized protein; translation: MQNLLRGGHGYVGPEGGQYRSGSSSQASWISRKIKNDLIGEHNDVVTVDGCIVRSNFTLDKVALALEKWGEEQKQVVHAIGLGGILKLGKTGKNFISFTLSLLERIDPSDSSMRLSGGVKSILGEIEICSYMDLRKGGLSLQRQVGRPSGQQCVRARLLLGMEPMEAELTVGDLVKKLQEPVDSTMSARQRLKTELGSAMLAVAAVFGPGDGRNHVPTDAYQLVDDLSKIYHWNYGRYALEEIIRGAMSLAEAKMNGYKSICLYGCPTILQIHYFSSVDTGFLTLDTSQLAHVNLYSSSVVRAFIEADTLVEAGDMKFGVLKVKVSQSAIPSGGGCIHSEALLYIKDLFRTSKEKADSTSDEFTQVISKVDSNDVDKIRSLIEQHEMAQCIYRLKDWKTMDGVIGKALQGKCAGMPKLKTQLLEGVVLDSENPKVVNEYNQGGASVIGSVCVHEDHDVKTVAEVLAGMKTGLLGPDWSGASARRQGTGEITVAVHSTEHSVLPHDESSVIENSGMHVVSTRTNIIGGTHAGRYETAQPVLKFYARRPVKRREFFLVGERTNEGCTVVSETVKIDETYNVLALEAVKVKSLDVGLPAASVTAGEQLHPSGGIMLDDDPHSVKQKSISQINRLIEVCKCQKVAGKSVVAGSVAYIVRTNDVLKSCNDALRKSKGMELKRCWIDHPFPNELKISGAEIKAMMKPGAEVNTRQFEIFRRLVYSEDKKLYAPGSLLRLGEFFISALRGKCWLVNLSRMMLI